In Vicugna pacos chromosome 10, VicPac4, whole genome shotgun sequence, the following proteins share a genomic window:
- the DEPDC7 gene encoding DEP domain-containing protein 7 isoform X1 gives MATVREKAAALNLSALQSPAQRPPGFSVAQKPFGATYVWSSIINTLQTQVEVKKRRHHLKRHSDCFVGSEAVDVIFSHLIQNKYFGDTDIPRAKVVRVCQALMDYKVFEAVSTKVFGKDKKPTFEDSSCSLYRFTKVHNQNSQLGKENKRYSPSRYTDTLFKSSDIQSASLEDLWENLSLKPAASPHVNLSASLSPQVINEVWQEETIGRLLQLIDLPLLDSLLNRQEVRPKVPQPKRQPDLVNNGNYLDRGILKAYSESQEDEWLSSAIDCLEYLPDQMVVDISRNFPEQPDRIDLVKELLFDAIGRHYSSREPLLNHLSDVHNGIAELLVNGKTEIALEATQLFLKLLDSQNREEFRRLLYFMAVAAHPSEFKLQKESDNRMVVKRIFSKAIVDNKNLSKGKTDLLVLFLMDHQKDVFKIPGTLHKIVSVKLMDIQKGKDPNRDTGYFYCQRIDQSDYSDHTKMTTKDELLNLLKNIDEDSKLSAKEKKKLLGQFYKCHPNIFIEYFGD, from the exons ATGGCCACGGTGCGGGAGAAGGCGGCGGCGCTAAACCTCTCGGCACTCCAGAGCCCCGCGCAGAGGCCTCCCG gTTTCAGTGTAGCCCAGAAGCCATTTGGAGCCACATATGTGTGGAGCAGCATTATAAACACTCTTCAAACACAAGTGGAGGTGAAAAAACGAAGGCACCATTTAAAAAGACACAGTGACTGTTTTGTTGGTTCAGAAGCTGTAGATGTCATTTTTTCTCACCTaattcagaataaatattttggtGATACAGATATTCCTCGGGCCAAAGTGGTGAGAGTGTGTCAAGCACTTATGGACTACAAAGTGTTTGAAGCAGTTTCAACCAAAGtctttggaaaagacaaaaaacctACATTTGAAGATAGTAGTTGCAGCCTTTACAGATTCACAAAGGTGCATAACCAAAACAGTCAACTAGGCAAAGAGAACAAACGATATTCACCTTCCAG gtacacagatacattaTTTAAGTCATCTGATATCCAATCGGCAAGTTTAGAGGACTTGTGGGAAAATCTGAGTTTAAAGCCTGCTGCCTCCCCTCATGTAAATCTCTCTGCCTCCTTGTCACCACAAG TTATTAATGAAGTATGGCAAGAAGAAACAATTGGGCGTCTGCTACAACTTATAGACCTTCCACTCCTGGACTCCCTACTCAATCGGCAAGAGGTCAGACCTAAAGTTCCTCAGCCTAAGAGGCAGCCTGACTTGGTCAACAACGGGAACTATCTGGATCGAGGGATTCTCAAGGCTTACAGTGAATCTCA GGAAGATGAGTGGCTCTCTTCAGCAATTGACTGCTTGGAATACCTTCCAGACCAGATGGTTGTGGACATAAGCAGAAACTTTCCTGAGCAACCAGATAGAATAGACTTAGTCAAAGAACTTCTGTTTGATGCCATTGGCAGACATTACAGTAGTAGGGAACCTCTGTTAAATCACTTATCTGATGTTCATAATGGAATTGCAGAACTCTTAG TGAATGGGAAGACTGAAATAGCATTAGAAGCTACTCAGCTCTTTCTAAAGCTTCTGGATTCCCAAAATAGAGAGGAATTTAGAAGACTGCTGTATTTCATGGCTGTTGCAGCACATCCTTCTGAATTTAAATTACAGAAAGAA agTGACAACCGAATGGTTGTGAAAAGGATATTCTCGAAAGCTATTGTTGAcaataaaaatttatccaaaggcAAAACTGATCTTCTGGTACTCTTTTTAATGGATCATCAAAAAGATGTTTTTAAG attcctggAACTCTACATAAAATTGTCAGTGTTAAGCTCATGGACATTCAGAAAGGAAAAGATCCAAATAGAGACACGG gatatttttatTGCCAGAGAATTGATCAAAGTGATTATTCTGACCATACAAAGATGACGACCAAGGATGAACTACTGAATTTACTAAAAAATATTGATGAGGATTCAAAACTGTCtgccaaagagaagaaaaaattgcTAGGGCAGTTCTATAAGTGTCACCCAAACATCTTTATTGAATATTTTGGGGACTGA
- the DEPDC7 gene encoding DEP domain-containing protein 7 isoform X2, protein MDYKVFEAVSTKVFGKDKKPTFEDSSCSLYRFTKVHNQNSQLGKENKRYSPSRYTDTLFKSSDIQSASLEDLWENLSLKPAASPHVNLSASLSPQVINEVWQEETIGRLLQLIDLPLLDSLLNRQEVRPKVPQPKRQPDLVNNGNYLDRGILKAYSESQEDEWLSSAIDCLEYLPDQMVVDISRNFPEQPDRIDLVKELLFDAIGRHYSSREPLLNHLSDVHNGIAELLVNGKTEIALEATQLFLKLLDSQNREEFRRLLYFMAVAAHPSEFKLQKESDNRMVVKRIFSKAIVDNKNLSKGKTDLLVLFLMDHQKDVFKIPGTLHKIVSVKLMDIQKGKDPNRDTGYFYCQRIDQSDYSDHTKMTTKDELLNLLKNIDEDSKLSAKEKKKLLGQFYKCHPNIFIEYFGD, encoded by the exons ATGGACTACAAAGTGTTTGAAGCAGTTTCAACCAAAGtctttggaaaagacaaaaaacctACATTTGAAGATAGTAGTTGCAGCCTTTACAGATTCACAAAGGTGCATAACCAAAACAGTCAACTAGGCAAAGAGAACAAACGATATTCACCTTCCAG gtacacagatacattaTTTAAGTCATCTGATATCCAATCGGCAAGTTTAGAGGACTTGTGGGAAAATCTGAGTTTAAAGCCTGCTGCCTCCCCTCATGTAAATCTCTCTGCCTCCTTGTCACCACAAG TTATTAATGAAGTATGGCAAGAAGAAACAATTGGGCGTCTGCTACAACTTATAGACCTTCCACTCCTGGACTCCCTACTCAATCGGCAAGAGGTCAGACCTAAAGTTCCTCAGCCTAAGAGGCAGCCTGACTTGGTCAACAACGGGAACTATCTGGATCGAGGGATTCTCAAGGCTTACAGTGAATCTCA GGAAGATGAGTGGCTCTCTTCAGCAATTGACTGCTTGGAATACCTTCCAGACCAGATGGTTGTGGACATAAGCAGAAACTTTCCTGAGCAACCAGATAGAATAGACTTAGTCAAAGAACTTCTGTTTGATGCCATTGGCAGACATTACAGTAGTAGGGAACCTCTGTTAAATCACTTATCTGATGTTCATAATGGAATTGCAGAACTCTTAG TGAATGGGAAGACTGAAATAGCATTAGAAGCTACTCAGCTCTTTCTAAAGCTTCTGGATTCCCAAAATAGAGAGGAATTTAGAAGACTGCTGTATTTCATGGCTGTTGCAGCACATCCTTCTGAATTTAAATTACAGAAAGAA agTGACAACCGAATGGTTGTGAAAAGGATATTCTCGAAAGCTATTGTTGAcaataaaaatttatccaaaggcAAAACTGATCTTCTGGTACTCTTTTTAATGGATCATCAAAAAGATGTTTTTAAG attcctggAACTCTACATAAAATTGTCAGTGTTAAGCTCATGGACATTCAGAAAGGAAAAGATCCAAATAGAGACACGG gatatttttatTGCCAGAGAATTGATCAAAGTGATTATTCTGACCATACAAAGATGACGACCAAGGATGAACTACTGAATTTACTAAAAAATATTGATGAGGATTCAAAACTGTCtgccaaagagaagaaaaaattgcTAGGGCAGTTCTATAAGTGTCACCCAAACATCTTTATTGAATATTTTGGGGACTGA